The window TTGACCTCAACGTAGCACGCCCGGCCCTCTGCATTCTCCAGGAGCAGGTCAATACGCCCATGGGGTACCGTCACTTCGCGGCGAATGGGCCGATATCCCCGCAACTCGGCAACATTTCCGTCGGCCAAAGCCTCCCAGGCCAAGCCGTTGCTGCGCCCGGTATGTATCCCCACCAGGACACCGGAACCGGTTTCGCACAACTCCCAGGTCCAGGGATACTTGCGCTTGGGATTGACCGCCCGACTCAGCCAGACCCGCATGCCTGGATCCGAACATCCGAGCATGGCCCCGGTGTTCGGCGTATGGGCGGTTACCAGTTGACCGTCCTCCAGATGAACATCAGCAAGAAAGCGCTTGTACCGGCGCACCAATGTTCCGGAAATCAAGGGCTGGGGCAGGAGCATCCGCGGAACGCCTCAGGAATCCGCGTTGGCCAAGAACATCATCGCCATGCAAACCGGACCACACCTACTCGCCAAACCGCAGCGTCAGGCGAAATCGCTCTTCGCCTCCAGGAACCAGCCGCAGTGGACGACAAAAATAGAACGCCGAGCCCTGGGGTGTGCGCTCGAATCCACTCTCGGACTTGGTCACGGCCCACAACGGAACGTGACGCAACGTAGCCTCCGGATGTACTTCCACCAGAAACCGCCCCTGGGAATAGGGACAGGAAAACGCAACATCCGCAAGATCCGCAAAGCTCCAGGAACGCTCCAGATCCTGTTCCGCCGGAGCCCCCCCGTTGCGGGAGGATCGACCGGTGCATTGCGACGTCAACCCCAAAGCCAGCTCCGTGGCCCAGATCAGCTCTTGCCCTGCCACTGCCTTGTTCTCCGTACTCGGCAGAGTCAGCCGGTAGTCCAGTTCCAGACGGTCGGCATGCAGATGAAATGTCTTTTCCACCACCAGTTCGGCAACGGATGTCTCGATCGCGCCGGAAAGGGTCATGCCTCCCTGGAAGCGGAGATGCAAGCCGTCGGCCTCTTCGGACACCGTCCAGTCCATGGAGGTGCCCCAGGAGCTGGCCACGGGCTGGAATGCGCCATGGGTCAGATCCTCCAGGCTGGTATGCGCCGGCAGAAGGTAGTCGGCAAAGGGCATATGATCGAAACGATCATAATCCAAAAATGTCTCCAGCCCGGGTTCCTTGGCCCGAACCTCCGCGGAATGGATATGGAAGAACTCCTTCCACTGGGGGTGGTCCGGGGTGATCACCTCGCCCTTTACCGCGGCCTCCCGCAGGGCCTGATGGTAGGGTTCCGGATGCCGGGAAAAGGCCGTGGCCAGGTTCAGACGTTTGGGGAGAAAATCCAACTCCTTGGCCGCGGCCCCGTCTTGCGGACTCAAAAAGAGTTGCCACGGCCCGAACCGGGCATGCAGCTCCATGCGGCCGTCCACGTCCAAGTCCCTCACGGACCAGGTGGGAGAGGGCCAGAGGCCGGATTCTTCCTGGGCGGCCAGCAGATTGGCCGCATTGGCTTGGCGCAGGTGGGTCAGATAGACCCCGCCGAAAACCCCATGCCAGTAGGCGCAGTTGCACTGGCTGGCCCAGACCCGCTTGCGGCCCTCAGCAACACCGGTCTCGCTTTGCAGCTGATCCAAAGCCCGTGACAAATCCTGGCCCCGCTTCTGCAGCCAGTTCACTTCCGGATACTTCACCAGAAAGTTGCGCCAGAATCCGCCGGAAAGGAACCGGGATATCTCCTGGGTCTCGCACGCCCGGCGATAGGTTCCCAGGGTCATGGCTTCCTGGGAGGGCATGGCCCAGTCCATCATCTCCAGGTACGAGGCCGTGGGCAGATAGACCCGGCCCTGGTCCGCGTGCCGTTCCATGTACTCTGCCGGGGTGACGGTCTTGATCCAGTCTTTCCGCTCCATCAGCCCGTCGAAAAACCGGCGCATATAGCCCTGCTCCCAGCAATGCTCGTGGGTTCTGGGCCACAGCCCGAAGCGCTCGGCGTCGTCGCCCAGACAGGCCAGAGGGGCGACTCCCAAATCTCGACCCAGCTCGGCCAGATCGTTCAGCATGGTCCAGACCGCGTCCAGCGGCTGCCAGGGAATCAGCCTGCGCAACGGCTTGAGGTTGACCAGCAAGCGCAGGGGATGGCCACAATCCTCGGTCAACCATGTTCCGGCCAGGCAGCGCACCCCGGCCCGGTGTAAATGGTTGTCGTCCACCAAGCTGTAACGGATACCCAGAGGATTCAGCCAGGATGGCAGATGCGGCTCCCAGACCCGCTCGGTCAGCCAAAGCCCGGTGGGCGTGACGGACCAGAGATCCTGCATGGCTTGCATGTGCATCTGCACCTGCCCCTGGGCATCCTCGGGACGGAGCATGGGCAGCACGGGTTCGTAGTAGCCACCGGCCAAAATTTCCACCTGCCCGCGTTTGACCAATCGTGCCACCTGGTCATGAACCATGGGCCGATGCTCCAGGAGCCAGTCCAGCAAACAGCCGGAAAAATGCAGCCCGACCCGGATCTCCGGATAGGCCCACAGGTGATCCAGGAGCGGCTTGTAAGCCAGATCGTAAGCATCGGCGAACACGTGATCAAAGTTGCCCACGGGCTGATGAAAATGCAGCACCAGGGAAAAATAAACCGGTGGTTTGGACATGAAAAGGATTCCTCTAACTGAGTATTGAAAAAGTCCTTATCCACAGTCCGTTCAAAAATCCCAAGTGCAAGAGACAATCCGGCACTTACTGGAGAGTTCCGTGCCGAATACGGGAAAGCGTCTTTGACAAAAGTAAGTGCCGGAGCAGCGACGCAGCAATTGGGAGTTTTTCAACGGAATGCTAAAAGGGCAGTTCCGAAGCTGGAGCTTCCCGCTCCTGAAACGTGGTTTTGTAGGTCAATCCGGCCAGTGGCAACCGGTTTTCCGGAGCTTGACGCAGACGCAGACCCAGGCCGAGGACGCGCCGCAGTTGTCCGCGCAACGTCTCCAGGGTTGTCCCGGAAAGCGGGCCGGCCTTGGAATGGGCCAGGATTAATTCCACCTGGTCGCCCAACCCGTGCACAGTGTGGATAACCAGCCGAAAGTCCGGCGACTCCGGGGCGATCTCCCGAACCACCTGCTCCACCAGACCAGGATGAAGCCGGATGCCGCGGATGGAGACGGCAGCGTCGCTGCGCCGAAAAACCGGCGACAGCCGGGCAGAGCGTCGACCGCAAGGACAGGCGGCCAGATGCAGCCGACTGATGTCCCCGGTTCGAAAGCGGATCAGCGGGTAGCCTTGTGTCGTCAGACTGGTCACCACCACTTCGCCTTCTTCACCCGGGGGCAGGGGACTCCCAGTCCGTGGATCAATGATTTCGACATAAAAATGATCCTCGGCCAGATGCATGCCGCTTTGCTGGGAGCATTCCGCGGCCAGGGCCGGCTCGATCATTTCGGCCACGCCATAGACCGAATAGGCCCGTAAGCCCAAACCCCGCTGCAGCAGAGCACGCACCTGGGTCTGCAGAGCTTCCGGCCCGAACAGCCCCACCCGGAGATGCAGTCCGGCCGCCCCTTCCTGCCCTCCTGCGTCCCGGCCGTCCGCTTCACCATCCCCAGCCTCCTGCAACGTCTTGAGCAGGCTCAGGGCAAAAGCCGGGGTACTGGCCAGCACGGTAGAGCGGAAATCCCGCATCATCTTCAGTTGCAGGGCGCCGGACACCGTTGCCGCGGGGGTCAGTACCGCTCCCAGGGATTCCGCGCCCTGGTTGAAGGTGAAGGCACCAGGAAACTGACTATAATGGAAAGCCACCTGGATGATGTCCGTGCGTCCCACGTCGGCAGCGGCCATGGCCCGACACATCAGTTCGGTCCACATGCGCAAATCCTGCCTAGTATACCCCACGACAATGGGATCAACGCTGGATGCGGCCAACCGCAGCTGGACCACGCTGCGCAGTGGCACGGCAAACAAACCGTAGGGATACGCCTGAATCAGATCTTCTCGAGTGGTAAATGGAATCCCGGCCAAATCCTGCAACTGCCGCACATCTTCAGGCAGTAATCCGATCTCCCGAAATCGCCTGGCATACAGATCCACATTGCGCGCAGTCAGATTGAGCGTCATTTGCAGCCGCTCCAGCTGAACCTGCTCCAGAGCCTCCCGATCCATGCATTCCGCCTGCGGATTCCAAATGGTATGCTCCATGCTCACCGCTCCCATTTCGCCTTATAGTCCCGACCCAGGTACGCTCGGCGGAAATCGTCGTTGCCTTGCAGTTCCTCGGCCGTGCCGCTGAGCAACATCCTGCCGGCCTGCAGAACATAGGCTCGGTCGCTGATGCGCATGGCCGCAAGGGCATTCTGCTCCACCAGCAGGATGGTCAGGCCATCGGCCTGGAGTTCCTGCAATGTCCGAAAAATTTCCTTGATCACCAGAGGAGCCAACCCCAGGGAGGGTTCGTCCAGGAGCAACAGCCGGGGCTTGGCCATCAGGGCCCGGGCAATGGCCAGCATCTGCTGCTCTCCACCGCTCAGCGTGCCGGCCTTCTGGTCCAGTCGTTGCCCCAAAACCGGAAACAGTTCCAGCAAACGGATGCGATTGGCCCGAATATCCGCCTGGGCCAGTCGCCGACGCAGGGCAAATGCCCCCAGGTCCAGATTTTCCCGCACGGTCATGGAAGGAAAGAGTTCCCGAGCTTCTGGAACCTGGACCACCCCCGAGGCCACGATCCGATGGGGTGCCAACGCCTTCAGGTCAAGGTCTTCGAACCGCAACTCTCCGGAAAATGGACGAATCAAGCCGCTGATCACTTGCAACAGCGTGCTTTTACCCGCTCCATTGGCACCCACCAGACAGACCGTCTCACCCTGGGCCACATGCAGACTGATCCCGTGCAACACGGAAATTCCGGCATATCCGGCACTCACATTACGAATGCGCAGCATGTACTTTTCATCCTCCAGGCAGGTGCGATCAATAATCCGTCTCGATCTTTTTTCCTGGATCAACAATGATCAAGCTTGGAAAGACCGTCCTGAAGTCTGCGACATTGCGTGTTACCAAACCATCAAACCTTGAAGCAAAAGCTCCAATGAGTATATCCGCGATGGGCCTTTTAGGAACAGCTTTCAATTTCTTAAGATGAACGTATCTCGCCCAGGCAGCATGTGCGACCATGGAGTCTTCCCAGATCCATGGGCAATGGTACTCCGCGGACAACTCGTCAAAAAAAAGCTGTTGTGTGTGTTGGTCACCCATAAAAGCAGGAGACAATTCGATAAAAGAGATTGGTGAAACCACAAGTCCTTGCGGCAACAACTCTTGCAGCATGAGAGCGGAAGCCCTCCCATAGCGCGGGTCCTCATCAAGAACATCGATCAAAACACACGTATCCACGACCCACGCCATCAGGAACGTTCTCCTTCCCTGAGTTCACGAATCCATTCGTCCGTGGATTTGGTTTCCCGGAAGCGCTTGGCAAATCCCAAAGCGACAAGCGGGCCTTTGACCTGGTCCTTCCCTGCGTCTTGAACTTGCGACTCCATGCCCCCAGAGACCGGTATCACAATGACTTCAACATTGCGCCCAATCGCCCAATCCGGAATAGTAATGCAATGAGACGGGCCATTTGGAACGATGATCTCCCTATGTGCTTCCATTTTGACGCCTCTCTGTTCAAATATGCGATGTGTAACTCAAGGTCTGCGCTACTCGCCAAGATAGGCCGCGATCACGTCCGGGTTGGATTGCATCTCCCGAGGCGTCCCCTGGGCCAGCAACCGGCCATGATGCAGGACGAGGACGTGATCCGTGTGGGTCATGACCATGTCCATGTCGTGCTCCACCATGACCATGCTCAGCCCTCGACCGCGCAGACCGTGCAGCAGTTCGGCCATGGCCTCCCGCTCGGCCATGGTCAACCCGCCCATGGGCTCGTCCAGGAGCAGCAATTGGGGCTCGCTCACCACAGCCCGGGCCAGCTCCAGAAGCTTGCGCTGCCACAAGGACAATTCGCTCACCGGCCGGTCCTGGACGTCGGCCAAACCGTAGCGCTCCAGCACGACCAGCCCCGTTTCCCGCAAGGCCCGTTCCTCCCGCCGACTGCCCGGACTGCCCAGCAGATGCGCCCAGAGCCCGACCCGGCCGCGACAGTGCAGCCCCAAAAGCAGGTTGTCCAGAACATGCATCTCCAGCACGAGCTGCACGGCTTGAAACGTTCGGGCCAACCCCAGCGCTGCCCGCTGATGCACCCCCAGCCCGTCCAACCGTCGCCCGTCCAAAACCACCTCCCCACGCTGGGGCGCGTACAAACCGCAAATCACGTTCAAAAGCGACGTCTTCCCAGCCCCATTGGGCCCGATCAGCGCCGTCCACAACCCCGATGACACGCCCACGGAAATGTCCGAAAGCGCCTGCAATCCGCCGAAACGCAGGGAAACGTCGCGCAGGGAGAGGAGAGGTGATGCGTTATCGCTCATTTCAGCAATATCATACTGTTTCAGCCAGAAAATCATCACGATAAGCCATTCGTGGAATTTCAAAATAACAATCTGGATTTTTGGTTTTATTTTGTACTGCAAAAAACTGCTTTTCAATGGCTTTCAAAATTTTTGCATCGTAATAAAGCATGCCGCAATTTACACATACTTCAACTGGAGTGTTCGGAACGAGGAGATAATTTCCTTTATACGAATACAAATAATCAACCTTTCTTTGATCATATTCCAAGCAACTGCAAAAATGACATTTATTGTTTTTCATTCTTAGGCCTCCTCTTCCAAGGCGTGACAAATTTCGGCGGCTTTGGAACATACACAGTTATGATACTCACCTTCTGATTTCTCCATCCACAAACAACATGAATGGGGATGTTGTGCGCAAAACCGAGTATCAAGCAACTTTCTCCCCGCCCCGTATCGGGATATTGTTCCAGTATTTCTCTTGAGAGAATAGCATTTTCTACCTCTTCAAATGTCAAGTCGTCGGCTTTTCGTTCAACATCAGCATGTACGGTGTATTCATACTGATCAGCACGGACAAGACGCTGTATCCCTAAAATGTCCATTATCCTTTTCTTTTCCATTCCCTCAGTTTCCTCGAAGCCCCCCAACCATCCGCTTTAGC of the Desulfonatronum thioautotrophicum genome contains:
- a CDS encoding ABC transporter ATP-binding protein — its product is MLRIRNVSAGYAGISVLHGISLHVAQGETVCLVGANGAGKSTLLQVISGLIRPFSGELRFEDLDLKALAPHRIVASGVVQVPEARELFPSMTVRENLDLGAFALRRRLAQADIRANRIRLLELFPVLGQRLDQKAGTLSGGEQQMLAIARALMAKPRLLLLDEPSLGLAPLVIKEIFRTLQELQADGLTILLVEQNALAAMRISDRAYVLQAGRMLLSGTAEELQGNDDFRRAYLGRDYKAKWER
- a CDS encoding alpha-amylase/4-alpha-glucanotransferase domain-containing protein; the protein is MSKPPVYFSLVLHFHQPVGNFDHVFADAYDLAYKPLLDHLWAYPEIRVGLHFSGCLLDWLLEHRPMVHDQVARLVKRGQVEILAGGYYEPVLPMLRPEDAQGQVQMHMQAMQDLWSVTPTGLWLTERVWEPHLPSWLNPLGIRYSLVDDNHLHRAGVRCLAGTWLTEDCGHPLRLLVNLKPLRRLIPWQPLDAVWTMLNDLAELGRDLGVAPLACLGDDAERFGLWPRTHEHCWEQGYMRRFFDGLMERKDWIKTVTPAEYMERHADQGRVYLPTASYLEMMDWAMPSQEAMTLGTYRRACETQEISRFLSGGFWRNFLVKYPEVNWLQKRGQDLSRALDQLQSETGVAEGRKRVWASQCNCAYWHGVFGGVYLTHLRQANAANLLAAQEESGLWPSPTWSVRDLDVDGRMELHARFGPWQLFLSPQDGAAAKELDFLPKRLNLATAFSRHPEPYHQALREAAVKGEVITPDHPQWKEFFHIHSAEVRAKEPGLETFLDYDRFDHMPFADYLLPAHTSLEDLTHGAFQPVASSWGTSMDWTVSEEADGLHLRFQGGMTLSGAIETSVAELVVEKTFHLHADRLELDYRLTLPSTENKAVAGQELIWATELALGLTSQCTGRSSRNGGAPAEQDLERSWSFADLADVAFSCPYSQGRFLVEVHPEATLRHVPLWAVTKSESGFERTPQGSAFYFCRPLRLVPGGEERFRLTLRFGE
- a CDS encoding type II toxin-antitoxin system MqsA family antitoxin, yielding MKNNKCHFCSCLEYDQRKVDYLYSYKGNYLLVPNTPVEVCVNCGMLYYDAKILKAIEKQFFAVQNKTKNPDCYFEIPRMAYRDDFLAETV
- the sfsA gene encoding DNA/RNA nuclease SfsA; translated protein: MLLPQPLISGTLVRRYKRFLADVHLEDGQLVTAHTPNTGAMLGCSDPGMRVWLSRAVNPKRKYPWTWELCETGSGVLVGIHTGRSNGLAWEALADGNVAELRGYRPIRREVTVPHGRIDLLLENAEGRACYVEVKNVTAVDDQGTAIFPDAVSTRASRHLEALAELAAAGNRAVILFCVQRGDARRLAPADTIDPVYGRTLRRVLEHGVQALALRAQVTQREIYLRTSLPVIC
- a CDS encoding phenylacetate--CoA ligase family protein, with amino-acid sequence MEHTIWNPQAECMDREALEQVQLERLQMTLNLTARNVDLYARRFREIGLLPEDVRQLQDLAGIPFTTREDLIQAYPYGLFAVPLRSVVQLRLAASSVDPIVVGYTRQDLRMWTELMCRAMAAADVGRTDIIQVAFHYSQFPGAFTFNQGAESLGAVLTPAATVSGALQLKMMRDFRSTVLASTPAFALSLLKTLQEAGDGEADGRDAGGQEGAAGLHLRVGLFGPEALQTQVRALLQRGLGLRAYSVYGVAEMIEPALAAECSQQSGMHLAEDHFYVEIIDPRTGSPLPPGEEGEVVVTSLTTQGYPLIRFRTGDISRLHLAACPCGRRSARLSPVFRRSDAAVSIRGIRLHPGLVEQVVREIAPESPDFRLVIHTVHGLGDQVELILAHSKAGPLSGTTLETLRGQLRRVLGLGLRLRQAPENRLPLAGLTYKTTFQEREAPASELPF
- a CDS encoding ABC transporter ATP-binding protein, which produces MSDNASPLLSLRDVSLRFGGLQALSDISVGVSSGLWTALIGPNGAGKTSLLNVICGLYAPQRGEVVLDGRRLDGLGVHQRAALGLARTFQAVQLVLEMHVLDNLLLGLHCRGRVGLWAHLLGSPGSRREERALRETGLVVLERYGLADVQDRPVSELSLWQRKLLELARAVVSEPQLLLLDEPMGGLTMAEREAMAELLHGLRGRGLSMVMVEHDMDMVMTHTDHVLVLHHGRLLAQGTPREMQSNPDVIAAYLGE
- a CDS encoding type II toxin-antitoxin system VapC family toxin — translated: MAWVVDTCVLIDVLDEDPRYGRASALMLQELLPQGLVVSPISFIELSPAFMGDQHTQQLFFDELSAEYHCPWIWEDSMVAHAAWARYVHLKKLKAVPKRPIADILIGAFASRFDGLVTRNVADFRTVFPSLIIVDPGKKIETDY
- a CDS encoding DUF4258 domain-containing protein; this encodes MEKKRIMDILGIQRLVRADQYEYTVHADVERKADDLTFEEVENAILSREILEQYPDTGRGESCLILGFAHNIPIHVVCGWRNQKVSIITVYVPKPPKFVTPWKRRPKNEKQ